DNA from Bordetella genomosp. 13:
GCTCATGCCTCCATGAGCCTGCAGGAGGTGGCCCAGGTCAACGGCATCACCATGGGCTCGGCGCAGCGCGTCACGCACACGCTCGAACAGGCCGGCTACCTGCAGAAAGACGCGCGCAGCAAGCGCTACAGCGTCACGGTCAAGGCCGTCGGCCTGGGCTACAGCTACCTGTACCGGCATCCCCTCTTCCAGCACGCGCACTCGGTGCTGCACCAGCTCAACCAGGAATGCGGCGAGATCGTCAACCTGTCGGTGCCCGACGATGAGGACCACATGGTGTTCGTCATGCGCGTCGCACCGGCGCGCCACATTCCGGTGTACCTGCCGGCCGGCACGCGCATCCCCAGCTTCGCCTCCGCGTCGGGCCGCGCGCTGTGGGCCTATCTGCCCGACGAGGTCCTGCAGCAGCGGCTGGATGCATTGCCCGCCCAGGGCTACACGCCCAAGACCACGCTGGATGCGGCCGTGCTGCGCCGCCTGATCGAACAGGCGCGCACCGATCACTATGCGTACGCCGACGAAGAGTTCTTCCGCGGCGACCTCAATGTGGCGGCCGCCGTGCTGGACGAGTCCGGCGCGCCGATTGCCGCCGTGAACATCTCCGTGCCGAAGCCGGGCTGGACGCTGCAGCGCGCGCGCAAGGAACTCGCGCCGCTGGCCATCCGGGCCGCGCGCGCCATCGGGCGCAGCGTCTGATCGCCGCGTGGCACGCGCATCGCAGGCGTGGACAAGAGGCTGGCGCGTGGCGGCGGCGCAGGCTATAAATATCGTTATACGTACTTAATTATCGTATAGCGATAACAATATGACTCAAGAAACCGCACTGCCTTCCTCCGTGGACGTCGCCATCATCGGCGGCGGCGTCATCGGCGCCAGCACCGCCCTCGCGCTCGCCCAGGCCGGCGTCAGCGTGGCCCTGTTCGAGAAAGGCACGCTGGCCTGCGAACAGTCGTCGCGCAACTGGGGCTGGGTGCGCACGCTGAACCGCGACCTGCCGGAGGTGCCGCTGGCCGTGCGCGCCAACCAGCTGTGGAACGAACTGCAGGCGCAGACGGACGTGGGCTTTCGCCGCACCGGCATCCTGTATCTGCAGGAGAACGCGGAAGATGCGGCCAGCCAGCAGACCTGGCTGGATGGCGCACGCGCATACGGGGTGGACGCGCAGCTGCTCGATCGCATGGCCGCGCTGCGCCATCTGCCCGAGTCGCGCCGCCGCTG
Protein-coding regions in this window:
- a CDS encoding IclR family transcriptional regulator, with the translated sequence MSKPSALMIQSLEKGLAVLESFRAHASMSLQEVAQVNGITMGSAQRVTHTLEQAGYLQKDARSKRYSVTVKAVGLGYSYLYRHPLFQHAHSVLHQLNQECGEIVNLSVPDDEDHMVFVMRVAPARHIPVYLPAGTRIPSFASASGRALWAYLPDEVLQQRLDALPAQGYTPKTTLDAAVLRRLIEQARTDHYAYADEEFFRGDLNVAAAVLDESGAPIAAVNISVPKPGWTLQRARKELAPLAIRAARAIGRSV